Proteins from one Archocentrus centrarchus isolate MPI-CPG fArcCen1 chromosome 8, fArcCen1, whole genome shotgun sequence genomic window:
- the LOC115784530 gene encoding myosin-1B-like isoform X3: protein MSGDADMEIFGVAAPYLRKSERERIAAQNVPFDAKTAVFVPDPKQEYVKGKIKSQDDTKVTVETDGGRVVTVHVDDIRPMNPPKFDKIEDMALLTHLHEPAVLFNLKERYAAWMIYTYSGLFCVTLNPYKWLPVYNPEVVAGYRGKKRQEAPPHIFSISDNAYQYMLTDRENQSILITGESGAGKTVNTKRVIQYFATITSLGDSSKKEQLDSKGTLEDQIIQANPLLEAFGNAKTVRNDNSSRFGKFIRIHFGTKGKLASADIETYLLEKSRVTFQLLAERSYHIFYQILSNRKPDLIEMLLITTNPYDYPFISQGEITVLSINDAEELMATDRAIDILGFSTEEKVGIYKLTGGVMHNGNMRFKQKQREEQAEPDGTEVADKVAYLMGLNSADLLKALCCPRVKVGNEYVTKGQTPQQVNNAVGALSKAVYEKLFLWMVTRINQQLDTKLPRQHFIGVLDIAGFEIFEINSLEQLCINFTNEKLQQFFNHHMFVLEQEEYKKEGIAWEFIDFGMDLAACIELIEKPMGIFSILEEECMFPKATDGSFKNKLYDQHLGKNSIFQKPKPSKGKTEAHFSLMHYAGTVDYNISGWLEKNKDPLNDTVVQLYQKASLKLLCQLFATYASADAAADGSKKNYKKKGSSFQTVSALFRENLNKLMANLRSTHPHFVRCIIPNETKTPGIMHHHLVLHQLRCNGVLEGIRICRKGFPSRILYGDFRQRYRILNASAIPEGQFIDSKKASEKLLSSIDMDHTQYRFGYTKVFFKAGLLGLLEEMRDERLAVLMTRIQAVSRGYVTRLRLKEMMNKREAVFIIQYNIRSFMNVKNWPWMKLFFKIKPLLRSAEAEKEMQTMKEEFARLKEELAKSEARRKELEEKMVVLIQEKNDLYLQIHAERENLCDAAERCEGLIKSKIHLEAKAKEFSERLEEEEEMNAEITAKKRKLEDECSELKRDIDDLELTIVKVEKEKYTAENKVKNLVEELATLEENLLKSSKEMKALQEVHQQTLDDLQAEEDKVNSLMKTKIKLEQQVDDLEGLVEQEKKLRADLDRSRRKLEGDLKLSQEAIMDLENERQQAEERLKKKDFEISSLQSKIDDEQALSTQLQKKIKEFQARAEELEEEIEAERAARAKVEKQRSDLSRELEEITERLEEAGGATAAQAELSKKREAEIQRLRHELEESTLQHESIAATLRKKQADSIAELSDQMENLQRVKQKLEKDKSELKMEIDDMARSMESVLKSKAAVEKQCGSLEDQMNEYKTKADEAQSSLSDYATLSAHLQTRNGELSRLLEEKESILSQVNRGKTVACQKIEEMKRLLDEEMKTKNSLAHSLQSSRHDCELLREQCEEEQEAKAELQRFLSKVNSDVAQWRTKYETDAIQRTDELEEAKKKLVQRLQESEEMTEAANVKCASLEKTKQRLQAEVEDLMVELERSNAANAALEKKQKNFDKVLAEWKQKYEESQSDLEVSQRESRALSTELFKLRNSYEEALDQLENTKRDNKNLQQEITDITEQVGQSSKTLRELDKATKQAEQEKRDTQAALEDAESSLEQEEAKILQLQLELNQIKSEVDRKVAEKDEEIDQLKRNYQRTVDYLQSTLDAETRGRNDAVRMKKKMEGDLNEMEIQLGHANRQAAEATKQLRNMQAQLKDTQVHLDEALQRQEDLKQELAIKERRNNLMTAENEELRGALEQSDRSRKLAEQELIEVSERVQLLQSQNTSLMNAKKKMEADLSQVQSEMEDTAQEARNADEKAKKAIMDAAMMAEELKKEQDTSAHLERMKKNLEATVKDLQQRLDEAEQVALKGGKKELQKLEARVRELQNDLEVEQKRSAEAMKGVRKYERKIKELTYQGEEEKKNAARLQDLVNKLQLKVKAYKRQCEEAEEQTSIHLAKFRKVQHELEEAEERADVAESQLNKLRVKSRDVAGKGE from the exons ATGTCCGG TGATGCAGACATGGAAATATTTGGGGTGGCGGCCCCATACCTCCGCAAATCCGAGCGGGAGAGGATCGCAGCCCAGAATGTCCCATTTGACGCCAAAACTGCCGTCTTTGTGCCCGACCCGAAGCAGGAGTACGTCAAAGGAAAAATCAAGAGCCAGGATGACACGAAGGTCACTGTGGAGACTGATGGTGGAAGG GTTGTCACAGTGCATGTGGATGACATTCGGCCCATGAACCCCCCTAAGTTTGACAAGATAGAGGACATGGCTCTGCTGACGCATCTCCACGAACCAGCCGTGCTTTTTAACCTCAAGGAACGCTATGCTGCCTGGATGATTTAC ACCTATTCTGGGCTCTTCTGCGTGACCTTGAACCCTTACAAGTGGCTGCCGGTCTACAACCCAGAGGTGGTGGCCGGCTACAGAGGAAAGAAACGTCAGGAGGCCCCCCCACAcatcttctccatctctgacaACGCTTACCAGTACATGCTCACAG ATCGAGAGAACCAGTCTATCCTGATCAC tgGAGAATCTGGTGCTGGGAAAACAGTCAACACAAAGCGAGTAATCCAGTACTTTGCAACAATTACATCACTAGGAGACTCGAGCAAGAAGGAACAGCTTGACAGTAAA GGGACGCTGGAGGATCAAATCATCCAGGCCAACCCTCTGCTGGAAGCTTTTGGGAATGCCAAGACCGTGAGGAATGACAACTCGTCCCGATTT GGAAAATTCATCCGGATCCACTTTGGAACAAAGGGGAAGTTGGCATCAGCTGATATTGAAACTT ACCTTTTGGAGAAATCCAGAGTGACTTTCCAGCTGCTGGCAGAGAGGAGTTATCACATCTTCTATCAGATCTTGTCAAACAGGAAGCCCGATTTAATCG AGATGCTGCTGATAACCACCAATCCTTATGATTACCCTTTTATCAGCCAAGGGGAAATCACTGTGCTGAGCATCAATGATGCAGAGGAGCTCATGGCCACAGAT AGAGCCATTGACATCCTGGGGTTCAGCACAGAGGAAAAGGTCGGCATCTACAAGCTGACGGGTGGCGTCATGCACAACGGGAACATGAGGTTCAAGCAGAAGCAGCGGGAGGAGCAGGCAGAGCCCGACGGCACTGAGG TGGCAGACAAAGTTGCCTATCTGATGGGTCTAAACTCTGCTGATTTGCTGAAAGCTCTGTGCTGCCCTCGAGTGAAGGTTGGGAATGAGTATGTCACCAAAGGTCAGACTCCACAGCAG GTGAACAATGCCGTGGGCGCCCTGTCGAAGGCCGTGTATGAGAAACTGTTCCTCTGGATGGTCACAAGGATCAACCAGCAGCTCGACACCAAACTTCCCAGACAGCACTTCATTGGTGTCCTGGATATCGCAGGGTTTGAAATTTTTGAG ATAAACAGCCTGGAGCAGCTGTGCATCAACTTTACCAACGAGAAGCTGCAACAGTTTTTCAACCACCACATGTTCGTGCTGGAGCAGGAGGAATACAAAAAGGAAGGGATTGCATGGGAGTTTATTGACTTTGGCATGGACTTGGCAGCCTGCATTGAGCTCATCGAGaag CCGATGGGTATTTTTTCTATTCTGGAAGAGGAGTGCATGTTCCCAAAGGCGACAGACGGCTCCTTCAAAAACAAGCTGTACGACCAGCACTTGGGGAAGAACAGCATCTTTCAGAAGCCCAAACCATCCAAAGGAAAGACAGAGGCCCACTTCTCCCTCATGCACTACGCCGGGACCGTCGACTACAACATCAGCGGctggctggaaaaaaacaaggacCCACTGAACGACACCGTGGTGCAGCTTTACCAAAAAGCTTCCCTTAAACTGCTCTGTCAGCTCTTTGCCACATATGCATCTGCTGACG ctgccgCTGATGGAAGCAAGAAAAATTATAAGAAAAAAGGATCGTCCTTCCAGACAGTTTCTGCACTTTTTAGG GAGAACCTGAACAAACTAATGGCCAACCTGAGGTCAACACATCCACACTTTGTCAGATGCATCATCCCAAATGAGACCAAGACACCAG GAATCATGCACCACCATCTGGTCCTTCACCAGCTGCGATGTAACGGCGTGCTGGAAGGTATTCGGATCTGCAGGAAGGGATTTCCCAGCAGGATTCTGTATGGAGATTTTAGGCAAAG ATACAGGATTCTGAATGCCAGTGCGATCCCTGAGGGGCAGTTTATTGACAGCAAAAAGGCCTCAGAGAAACTGTTGTCCTCCATCGACATGGACCACACCCAGTATAGATTTGGATACAcaaag GTGTTTTTTAAAGCTGGCCTTTTGGGTCTTCTGGAGGAGATGCGAGATGAGCGCCTAGCTGTGCTGATGACTCGAATCCAGGCTGTGTCCAGAGGCTACGTCACCAGGCTGAGGTTGAAGGAGATGATGAATAAAAG AGAGGCCGTTTTTATCATCCAGTACAACATTCGTTCATTCATGAATGTGAAGAACTGGCCTTGGATGAAGCTCTTCTTCAAGATAAAACCTCTGCTACGAAGTGCAGAGGCTGAGAAGGAGATGCAGACCATGAAAGAGGAGTTCGCTCGACTCAAAGAGGAGTTGGCAAAGTCGGAGGCCAGGAGgaaggagctggaggagaagaTGGTTGTGCTCATCCAGGAGAAAAACGACCTTTACCTTCAAATCCACGCA GAGCGGGAGAACCTGTGCGATGCAGCGGAGAGGTGTGAAGGGTTGATAAAGAGCAAGATCCACCTGGAGGCCAAAGCCAAAGAATTCTCCGAGAggttggaggaagaggaggagatgaaTGCCGAAATCACCGCCAagaagaggaagctggaggaCGAATGCTCGGAGCTCAAACGGGACATCGATGACCTGGAACTTACCATTGTCAAAGTGGAGAAGGAGAAATATACAGCAGAAAATAAG GTGAAGAATTTGGTAGAGGAGTTAGCCACTCTTGAAGAAAACCTGTTAAAGTCCTCAAAGGAGATGAAAGCTTTGCAGGAGGTGCACCAGCAGACTTTAGATGACCTCCAGGCCGAGGAGGACAAAGTAAATTCTCTGATGAAGACAAAGATTAAGTTGGAGCAGCAGGTTGATGAT TTGGAGGGCCTGGTGGAGCAGGAGAAGAAGCTGCGTGCCGACTTGGATAGATCCAGAAGGAAACTGGAGGGAGATCTGAAGCTGTCCCAGGAAGCCATCATGGATCTGGAGAATGAGAGGCAGCAGGCGGAGGAAAGACTGAAGAA AAAGGACTTTGAAATCAGCAGCCTGCAGAGCAAAATTGATGATGAGCAGGCCCTTAGCACTCAGCTTCAAAAGAAGATCAAAGAGTTTCAG GCTCGCGCTGAAGAATTGGAGGAAGAAATCGAAGCTGAGCGCGCAGCTCGAGCCAAAGTGGAGAAGCAGAGGTCTGACCTGTCCAGAGAGCTGGAGGAGATCACCGAGAGGCTGGAGGAGGCCGGAGGAGCCACCGCCGCTCAGGCTGAGCTCAGCAAGAAGCGCGAGGCTGAGATTCAGAGGCTGCGCCATGAGCTGGAAGAGTCCACCCTGCAACACGAATCCATCGCTGCAACTTTACGCAAGAAGCAGGCGGACAGCATCGCCGAACTCAGCGATCAGATGGAAAACCTTCAAAGAGTCAAGCAGAAACTGGAGAAAGACAAGAGTGAGTTGAAGATGGAAATCGATGACATGGCAAGAAGCATGGAGAGCGTTCTGAAAAGCAAG GCTGCTGTGGAGAAACAGTGCGGGAGCCTTGAGGATCAAATGAATGAATACAAGACCAAAGCAGACGAAGCCCAGAGCTCTCTTAGTGATTACGCTACCCTGAGCGCTCATCTGCAAACACGAAATG GTGAACTTAGCCGTCTGCTGGAAGAAAAAGAGTCCATTCTGTCCCAGGTGAACAGAGGGAAGACTGTGGCCTGTCAGAAAATCGAAGAGATGAAGAGACTTTTGGACGAGGAAATGAAG ACTAAAAACTCTTTGGCTCACAGTTTGCAGTCATCTCGTCATGACTGCGAGCTGTTAAGAGAGCAGTGCGAAGAGGAGCAAGAGGCCAAAGCTGAACTGCAGCGCTTCCTGTCCAAGGTGAACAGTGACGTGGCTCAGTGGAGAACCAAATACGAGACAGATGCCATCCAGCGCACCGATGAGCTCGAGGAGGCAAA GAAGAAGCTGGTCCAGAGGCTGCAGGAGTCGGAGGAGATGACAGAGGCAGCGAATGTCAAGTGTGCATCGCTGGAGAAGACCAAGCAGAGGCTGCAGGCGGAGGTCGAGGATCTCATGGTTGAGCTGGAAAGGTCAAATGCAGCAAATGCCGCCTTagaaaagaagcagaagaattTTGACAAG GTTTTGGCTGAATGGAAACAGAAGTATGAGGAGAGTCAATCAGATCTGGAAGTCTCCCAGAGAGAGTCCAGAGCACTGAGCACAGAACTCTTCAAGCTGAGAAATTCATACGAAGAAGCCCTGGATCAACTAGAGAACACAAAGAGAGACAATAAAAATCTTCAAC AGGAAATCACAGATATCACCGAGCAGGTTGGACAGTCCTCCAAAACGCTCCGTGAGCTGGACAAAGCCACAAAGCAGGCTGAACAAGAGAAGCGAGACACCCAGGCTGCCCTCGAAGACGCTGAG TCTTCCTTGGAACAAGAGGAGGCCAAAATCCTGCAGCTTCAGCTGGAGCTGAACCAGATCAAGTCAGAGGTGGACAGAAAGGTGGCGGAGAAAGACGAAGAAATTGACCAGCTGAAAAGGAATTACCAGAGAACGGTGGATTATCTGCAGAGCACGCTGGATGCTGAGACGCGTGGCAGGAACGACGCTGTCcggatgaagaaaaaaatggagggAGATCTCAATGAGATGGAAATCCAGCTGGGTCACGCCAACCGGCAGGCAGCCGAGGCAACCAAACAACTGAGAAACATGCAGGCGCAGCTGAAG GATACCCAGGTCCATCTGGACGAAGCCCTCCAACGTCAGGAGGACCTAAAGCAGGAACTAGCAATCAAGGAACGTCGCAACAATCTGATGACAGCGGAAAATGAGGAGCTGAGGGGGGCGCTGGAGCAGTCCGACAGAAGCCGAAAGCTCGCTGAGCAGGAACTGATCGAAGTCAGCGAGCGCGTTCAGCTTTTACAGTCTCAG AACACCAGCCTCATGAACGCtaagaagaaaatggaggcCGATTTGAGTCAGGTGCAGTCAGAGATGGAGGACACCGCCCAGGAGGCGAGGAACGCAGACGAGAAGGCCAAGAAAGCCATCATGGAT
- the LOC115784530 gene encoding myosin-1B-like isoform X1 yields MSDADMEIFGVAAPYLRKSERERIAAQNVPFDAKTAVFVPDPKQEYVKGKIKSQDDTKVTVETDGGRVVTVHVDDIRPMNPPKFDKIEDMALLTHLHEPAVLFNLKERYAAWMIYTYSGLFCVTLNPYKWLPVYNPEVVAGYRGKKRQEAPPHIFSISDNAYQYMLTDRENQSILITGESGAGKTVNTKRVIQYFATITSLGDSSKKEQLDSKVQGTLEDQIIQANPLLEAFGNAKTVRNDNSSRFGKFIRIHFGTKGKLASADIETYLLEKSRVTFQLLAERSYHIFYQILSNRKPDLIEMLLITTNPYDYPFISQGEITVLSINDAEELMATDRAIDILGFSTEEKVGIYKLTGGVMHNGNMRFKQKQREEQAEPDGTEVADKVAYLMGLNSADLLKALCCPRVKVGNEYVTKGQTPQQVNNAVGALSKAVYEKLFLWMVTRINQQLDTKLPRQHFIGVLDIAGFEIFEINSLEQLCINFTNEKLQQFFNHHMFVLEQEEYKKEGIAWEFIDFGMDLAACIELIEKPMGIFSILEEECMFPKATDGSFKNKLYDQHLGKNSIFQKPKPSKGKTEAHFSLMHYAGTVDYNISGWLEKNKDPLNDTVVQLYQKASLKLLCQLFATYASADAAADGSKKNYKKKGSSFQTVSALFRENLNKLMANLRSTHPHFVRCIIPNETKTPGIMHHHLVLHQLRCNGVLEGIRICRKGFPSRILYGDFRQRYRILNASAIPEGQFIDSKKASEKLLSSIDMDHTQYRFGYTKVFFKAGLLGLLEEMRDERLAVLMTRIQAVSRGYVTRLRLKEMMNKREAVFIIQYNIRSFMNVKNWPWMKLFFKIKPLLRSAEAEKEMQTMKEEFARLKEELAKSEARRKELEEKMVVLIQEKNDLYLQIHAERENLCDAAERCEGLIKSKIHLEAKAKEFSERLEEEEEMNAEITAKKRKLEDECSELKRDIDDLELTIVKVEKEKYTAENKVKNLVEELATLEENLLKSSKEMKALQEVHQQTLDDLQAEEDKVNSLMKTKIKLEQQVDDLEGLVEQEKKLRADLDRSRRKLEGDLKLSQEAIMDLENERQQAEERLKKKDFEISSLQSKIDDEQALSTQLQKKIKEFQARAEELEEEIEAERAARAKVEKQRSDLSRELEEITERLEEAGGATAAQAELSKKREAEIQRLRHELEESTLQHESIAATLRKKQADSIAELSDQMENLQRVKQKLEKDKSELKMEIDDMARSMESVLKSKAAVEKQCGSLEDQMNEYKTKADEAQSSLSDYATLSAHLQTRNGELSRLLEEKESILSQVNRGKTVACQKIEEMKRLLDEEMKTKNSLAHSLQSSRHDCELLREQCEEEQEAKAELQRFLSKVNSDVAQWRTKYETDAIQRTDELEEAKKKLVQRLQESEEMTEAANVKCASLEKTKQRLQAEVEDLMVELERSNAANAALEKKQKNFDKVLAEWKQKYEESQSDLEVSQRESRALSTELFKLRNSYEEALDQLENTKRDNKNLQQEITDITEQVGQSSKTLRELDKATKQAEQEKRDTQAALEDAESSLEQEEAKILQLQLELNQIKSEVDRKVAEKDEEIDQLKRNYQRTVDYLQSTLDAETRGRNDAVRMKKKMEGDLNEMEIQLGHANRQAAEATKQLRNMQAQLKDTQVHLDEALQRQEDLKQELAIKERRNNLMTAENEELRGALEQSDRSRKLAEQELIEVSERVQLLQSQNTSLMNAKKKMEADLSQVQSEMEDTAQEARNADEKAKKAIMDAAMMAEELKKEQDTSAHLERMKKNLEATVKDLQQRLDEAEQVALKGGKKELQKLEARVRELQNDLEVEQKRSAEAMKGVRKYERKIKELTYQGEEEKKNAARLQDLVNKLQLKVKAYKRQCEEAEEQTSIHLAKFRKVQHELEEAEERADVAESQLNKLRVKSRDVAGKGE; encoded by the exons ATGAGTGATGCAGACATGGAAATATTTGGGGTGGCGGCCCCATACCTCCGCAAATCCGAGCGGGAGAGGATCGCAGCCCAGAATGTCCCATTTGACGCCAAAACTGCCGTCTTTGTGCCCGACCCGAAGCAGGAGTACGTCAAAGGAAAAATCAAGAGCCAGGATGACACGAAGGTCACTGTGGAGACTGATGGTGGAAGG GTTGTCACAGTGCATGTGGATGACATTCGGCCCATGAACCCCCCTAAGTTTGACAAGATAGAGGACATGGCTCTGCTGACGCATCTCCACGAACCAGCCGTGCTTTTTAACCTCAAGGAACGCTATGCTGCCTGGATGATTTAC ACCTATTCTGGGCTCTTCTGCGTGACCTTGAACCCTTACAAGTGGCTGCCGGTCTACAACCCAGAGGTGGTGGCCGGCTACAGAGGAAAGAAACGTCAGGAGGCCCCCCCACAcatcttctccatctctgacaACGCTTACCAGTACATGCTCACAG ATCGAGAGAACCAGTCTATCCTGATCAC tgGAGAATCTGGTGCTGGGAAAACAGTCAACACAAAGCGAGTAATCCAGTACTTTGCAACAATTACATCACTAGGAGACTCGAGCAAGAAGGAACAGCTTGACAGTAAAGTGCAG GGGACGCTGGAGGATCAAATCATCCAGGCCAACCCTCTGCTGGAAGCTTTTGGGAATGCCAAGACCGTGAGGAATGACAACTCGTCCCGATTT GGAAAATTCATCCGGATCCACTTTGGAACAAAGGGGAAGTTGGCATCAGCTGATATTGAAACTT ACCTTTTGGAGAAATCCAGAGTGACTTTCCAGCTGCTGGCAGAGAGGAGTTATCACATCTTCTATCAGATCTTGTCAAACAGGAAGCCCGATTTAATCG AGATGCTGCTGATAACCACCAATCCTTATGATTACCCTTTTATCAGCCAAGGGGAAATCACTGTGCTGAGCATCAATGATGCAGAGGAGCTCATGGCCACAGAT AGAGCCATTGACATCCTGGGGTTCAGCACAGAGGAAAAGGTCGGCATCTACAAGCTGACGGGTGGCGTCATGCACAACGGGAACATGAGGTTCAAGCAGAAGCAGCGGGAGGAGCAGGCAGAGCCCGACGGCACTGAGG TGGCAGACAAAGTTGCCTATCTGATGGGTCTAAACTCTGCTGATTTGCTGAAAGCTCTGTGCTGCCCTCGAGTGAAGGTTGGGAATGAGTATGTCACCAAAGGTCAGACTCCACAGCAG GTGAACAATGCCGTGGGCGCCCTGTCGAAGGCCGTGTATGAGAAACTGTTCCTCTGGATGGTCACAAGGATCAACCAGCAGCTCGACACCAAACTTCCCAGACAGCACTTCATTGGTGTCCTGGATATCGCAGGGTTTGAAATTTTTGAG ATAAACAGCCTGGAGCAGCTGTGCATCAACTTTACCAACGAGAAGCTGCAACAGTTTTTCAACCACCACATGTTCGTGCTGGAGCAGGAGGAATACAAAAAGGAAGGGATTGCATGGGAGTTTATTGACTTTGGCATGGACTTGGCAGCCTGCATTGAGCTCATCGAGaag CCGATGGGTATTTTTTCTATTCTGGAAGAGGAGTGCATGTTCCCAAAGGCGACAGACGGCTCCTTCAAAAACAAGCTGTACGACCAGCACTTGGGGAAGAACAGCATCTTTCAGAAGCCCAAACCATCCAAAGGAAAGACAGAGGCCCACTTCTCCCTCATGCACTACGCCGGGACCGTCGACTACAACATCAGCGGctggctggaaaaaaacaaggacCCACTGAACGACACCGTGGTGCAGCTTTACCAAAAAGCTTCCCTTAAACTGCTCTGTCAGCTCTTTGCCACATATGCATCTGCTGACG ctgccgCTGATGGAAGCAAGAAAAATTATAAGAAAAAAGGATCGTCCTTCCAGACAGTTTCTGCACTTTTTAGG GAGAACCTGAACAAACTAATGGCCAACCTGAGGTCAACACATCCACACTTTGTCAGATGCATCATCCCAAATGAGACCAAGACACCAG GAATCATGCACCACCATCTGGTCCTTCACCAGCTGCGATGTAACGGCGTGCTGGAAGGTATTCGGATCTGCAGGAAGGGATTTCCCAGCAGGATTCTGTATGGAGATTTTAGGCAAAG ATACAGGATTCTGAATGCCAGTGCGATCCCTGAGGGGCAGTTTATTGACAGCAAAAAGGCCTCAGAGAAACTGTTGTCCTCCATCGACATGGACCACACCCAGTATAGATTTGGATACAcaaag GTGTTTTTTAAAGCTGGCCTTTTGGGTCTTCTGGAGGAGATGCGAGATGAGCGCCTAGCTGTGCTGATGACTCGAATCCAGGCTGTGTCCAGAGGCTACGTCACCAGGCTGAGGTTGAAGGAGATGATGAATAAAAG AGAGGCCGTTTTTATCATCCAGTACAACATTCGTTCATTCATGAATGTGAAGAACTGGCCTTGGATGAAGCTCTTCTTCAAGATAAAACCTCTGCTACGAAGTGCAGAGGCTGAGAAGGAGATGCAGACCATGAAAGAGGAGTTCGCTCGACTCAAAGAGGAGTTGGCAAAGTCGGAGGCCAGGAGgaaggagctggaggagaagaTGGTTGTGCTCATCCAGGAGAAAAACGACCTTTACCTTCAAATCCACGCA GAGCGGGAGAACCTGTGCGATGCAGCGGAGAGGTGTGAAGGGTTGATAAAGAGCAAGATCCACCTGGAGGCCAAAGCCAAAGAATTCTCCGAGAggttggaggaagaggaggagatgaaTGCCGAAATCACCGCCAagaagaggaagctggaggaCGAATGCTCGGAGCTCAAACGGGACATCGATGACCTGGAACTTACCATTGTCAAAGTGGAGAAGGAGAAATATACAGCAGAAAATAAG GTGAAGAATTTGGTAGAGGAGTTAGCCACTCTTGAAGAAAACCTGTTAAAGTCCTCAAAGGAGATGAAAGCTTTGCAGGAGGTGCACCAGCAGACTTTAGATGACCTCCAGGCCGAGGAGGACAAAGTAAATTCTCTGATGAAGACAAAGATTAAGTTGGAGCAGCAGGTTGATGAT TTGGAGGGCCTGGTGGAGCAGGAGAAGAAGCTGCGTGCCGACTTGGATAGATCCAGAAGGAAACTGGAGGGAGATCTGAAGCTGTCCCAGGAAGCCATCATGGATCTGGAGAATGAGAGGCAGCAGGCGGAGGAAAGACTGAAGAA AAAGGACTTTGAAATCAGCAGCCTGCAGAGCAAAATTGATGATGAGCAGGCCCTTAGCACTCAGCTTCAAAAGAAGATCAAAGAGTTTCAG GCTCGCGCTGAAGAATTGGAGGAAGAAATCGAAGCTGAGCGCGCAGCTCGAGCCAAAGTGGAGAAGCAGAGGTCTGACCTGTCCAGAGAGCTGGAGGAGATCACCGAGAGGCTGGAGGAGGCCGGAGGAGCCACCGCCGCTCAGGCTGAGCTCAGCAAGAAGCGCGAGGCTGAGATTCAGAGGCTGCGCCATGAGCTGGAAGAGTCCACCCTGCAACACGAATCCATCGCTGCAACTTTACGCAAGAAGCAGGCGGACAGCATCGCCGAACTCAGCGATCAGATGGAAAACCTTCAAAGAGTCAAGCAGAAACTGGAGAAAGACAAGAGTGAGTTGAAGATGGAAATCGATGACATGGCAAGAAGCATGGAGAGCGTTCTGAAAAGCAAG GCTGCTGTGGAGAAACAGTGCGGGAGCCTTGAGGATCAAATGAATGAATACAAGACCAAAGCAGACGAAGCCCAGAGCTCTCTTAGTGATTACGCTACCCTGAGCGCTCATCTGCAAACACGAAATG GTGAACTTAGCCGTCTGCTGGAAGAAAAAGAGTCCATTCTGTCCCAGGTGAACAGAGGGAAGACTGTGGCCTGTCAGAAAATCGAAGAGATGAAGAGACTTTTGGACGAGGAAATGAAG ACTAAAAACTCTTTGGCTCACAGTTTGCAGTCATCTCGTCATGACTGCGAGCTGTTAAGAGAGCAGTGCGAAGAGGAGCAAGAGGCCAAAGCTGAACTGCAGCGCTTCCTGTCCAAGGTGAACAGTGACGTGGCTCAGTGGAGAACCAAATACGAGACAGATGCCATCCAGCGCACCGATGAGCTCGAGGAGGCAAA GAAGAAGCTGGTCCAGAGGCTGCAGGAGTCGGAGGAGATGACAGAGGCAGCGAATGTCAAGTGTGCATCGCTGGAGAAGACCAAGCAGAGGCTGCAGGCGGAGGTCGAGGATCTCATGGTTGAGCTGGAAAGGTCAAATGCAGCAAATGCCGCCTTagaaaagaagcagaagaattTTGACAAG GTTTTGGCTGAATGGAAACAGAAGTATGAGGAGAGTCAATCAGATCTGGAAGTCTCCCAGAGAGAGTCCAGAGCACTGAGCACAGAACTCTTCAAGCTGAGAAATTCATACGAAGAAGCCCTGGATCAACTAGAGAACACAAAGAGAGACAATAAAAATCTTCAAC AGGAAATCACAGATATCACCGAGCAGGTTGGACAGTCCTCCAAAACGCTCCGTGAGCTGGACAAAGCCACAAAGCAGGCTGAACAAGAGAAGCGAGACACCCAGGCTGCCCTCGAAGACGCTGAG TCTTCCTTGGAACAAGAGGAGGCCAAAATCCTGCAGCTTCAGCTGGAGCTGAACCAGATCAAGTCAGAGGTGGACAGAAAGGTGGCGGAGAAAGACGAAGAAATTGACCAGCTGAAAAGGAATTACCAGAGAACGGTGGATTATCTGCAGAGCACGCTGGATGCTGAGACGCGTGGCAGGAACGACGCTGTCcggatgaagaaaaaaatggagggAGATCTCAATGAGATGGAAATCCAGCTGGGTCACGCCAACCGGCAGGCAGCCGAGGCAACCAAACAACTGAGAAACATGCAGGCGCAGCTGAAG GATACCCAGGTCCATCTGGACGAAGCCCTCCAACGTCAGGAGGACCTAAAGCAGGAACTAGCAATCAAGGAACGTCGCAACAATCTGATGACAGCGGAAAATGAGGAGCTGAGGGGGGCGCTGGAGCAGTCCGACAGAAGCCGAAAGCTCGCTGAGCAGGAACTGATCGAAGTCAGCGAGCGCGTTCAGCTTTTACAGTCTCAG AACACCAGCCTCATGAACGCtaagaagaaaatggaggcCGATTTGAGTCAGGTGCAGTCAGAGATGGAGGACACCGCCCAGGAGGCGAGGAACGCAGACGAGAAGGCCAAGAAAGCCATCATGGAT